A portion of the Edaphobacter lichenicola genome contains these proteins:
- a CDS encoding LysR family transcriptional regulator — MEFRLIRSFLSVADTLHFGRSARLLNLSQPALSLQIKALEDELGIQLLSRNRQGTVLTEAGQAFREDAAVALEKLEFAKRKAQWASAGKLGHIRIGFISTAGFEIVPNLMRRFRKSYPDVEFSIRNILTGAQLEMIDDGLLDVGFLRLPIENRKGIEVTTVHREPFVAILPSWHSLSAKKEIRLRELKGNPFVMYAREHAPGFHDLLSGILSSAGVVPKVVQTAGEMPTLISLVDAGVGVSIIPASAAKRIVSKVAVCSIADQLPESEIGLALACHNSAAVVRRFCEFARTSLKH; from the coding sequence ATGGAATTCCGTCTCATCCGCTCATTCCTGTCTGTCGCCGACACTCTGCATTTCGGCCGAAGCGCTCGGCTCCTCAACTTGAGCCAACCGGCACTTAGCCTTCAAATCAAAGCCCTTGAGGACGAATTGGGTATCCAACTCCTAAGTCGGAACCGACAGGGCACGGTTCTTACAGAGGCTGGACAGGCGTTTCGGGAAGACGCGGCGGTCGCTCTGGAAAAACTTGAATTTGCCAAGAGGAAAGCTCAGTGGGCGTCAGCAGGCAAACTCGGCCATATTCGCATCGGTTTTATATCAACTGCCGGTTTTGAGATCGTCCCGAACTTGATGCGACGCTTTCGGAAGAGCTATCCAGATGTTGAATTTTCCATAAGAAACATCTTGACCGGCGCTCAACTGGAAATGATCGACGATGGTCTGTTAGACGTAGGCTTTCTTCGTCTTCCCATTGAAAATCGCAAAGGGATCGAGGTGACAACGGTTCACAGGGAACCATTTGTCGCGATCTTACCTTCATGGCACTCGCTTTCCGCCAAGAAAGAGATTCGTCTGCGCGAACTCAAAGGGAATCCATTTGTCATGTATGCGCGGGAGCACGCTCCTGGATTCCATGATCTTTTGAGTGGAATTCTGAGCAGCGCTGGAGTCGTCCCTAAAGTGGTCCAAACAGCAGGAGAGATGCCTACACTCATCTCCCTCGTCGATGCCGGTGTGGGCGTCTCGATTATCCCAGCATCTGCCGCAAAAAGAATCGTCTCTAAGGTGGCCGTGTGTTCAATTGCGGATCAACTGCCGGAATCCGAGATTGGCTTGGCCCTCGCATGTCATAACAGTGCAGCAGTTGTACGCCGATTTTGTGAATTCGCTCGGACGTCGCTGAAGCATTAG
- a CDS encoding alpha/beta hydrolase — translation MFNRFAVFTTVLCAALSSTPNLQAQQSEVKNIVLVHGAWADGSGWRGVYDNLVKDGFKVSIVQEPETSFHDDVTAVKRVLALQAGPSILVAHSYGGAVITEAGTDPSVAGLVYVAAHMPDAGENEADDGKRFPSDLSKSGAIKKTADGFTYLDPTQFHEYFAADLSVEQAAFMARSQVPNAADNFKAVITTPSWREKPSWMVVAGADRTINPDLERFYAKRAHSHTVEVAGASHSVYVSHSKEVAAVIEEAARTISK, via the coding sequence ATGTTCAATCGATTCGCCGTATTTACCACAGTGTTGTGTGCTGCCCTATCGAGCACACCAAACCTGCAGGCACAGCAGTCCGAAGTGAAAAATATCGTCCTCGTCCACGGTGCCTGGGCGGACGGTTCGGGCTGGAGGGGTGTTTACGACAACCTTGTCAAGGATGGCTTCAAAGTCAGCATCGTCCAAGAGCCGGAGACGTCCTTCCATGATGATGTGACCGCCGTGAAGCGCGTCCTCGCACTGCAAGCCGGACCGAGCATCCTTGTCGCGCACAGCTATGGGGGAGCCGTAATTACAGAAGCGGGCACGGACCCATCGGTTGCCGGATTGGTGTATGTTGCAGCGCACATGCCAGACGCTGGAGAGAACGAAGCGGACGACGGAAAGCGCTTCCCGAGCGACCTCAGCAAGTCTGGTGCGATAAAGAAGACGGCAGATGGTTTTACGTACCTCGATCCCACCCAGTTCCATGAGTACTTTGCAGCCGATCTTTCTGTGGAGCAGGCCGCTTTCATGGCGCGGTCGCAGGTACCGAATGCCGCGGATAATTTCAAGGCAGTAATCACCACGCCTTCATGGAGAGAAAAACCGAGTTGGATGGTCGTCGCGGGGGCGGATAGAACGATCAACCCCGACCTCGAACGGTTTTATGCAAAGCGAGCTCATAGCCACACGGTAGAAGTCGCAGGCGCCAGCCATTCAGTCTACGTCTCGCATTCGAAGGAAGTTGCTGCTGTGATCGAAGAAGCAGCACGGACGATATCGAAGTAA
- a CDS encoding RNA polymerase sigma factor codes for MATSFPSVSLTPSPKSASWCFLMLEHLDEFAKLAWYLVADGKLVEDTLARTISKLDMIAFESSIPALAYSQARDVLITQAITVLSDTRREEDEDRLFQADSLGSLPDRPRLAFMLRLIIRSSEAEVAKFLGVSPSEVRGLVKHAIDRLSSVRPLSVLTGCYDA; via the coding sequence ATGGCAACTTCATTCCCATCTGTATCACTTACCCCATCACCAAAAAGTGCATCATGGTGCTTCTTGATGCTCGAGCACCTGGATGAGTTCGCAAAGCTGGCATGGTATCTCGTAGCAGATGGCAAGCTCGTCGAAGATACATTAGCGCGCACGATCTCTAAGCTCGATATGATTGCATTTGAATCTTCTATTCCAGCACTCGCTTACAGTCAGGCTCGAGACGTTCTCATCACCCAGGCGATTACGGTACTGTCGGACACGCGCAGAGAGGAAGACGAGGACCGGCTTTTTCAGGCGGATTCCTTAGGCAGCTTGCCCGATCGCCCCCGCCTGGCATTCATGCTGAGATTGATAATTCGATCATCCGAAGCCGAGGTTGCGAAGTTTCTCGGCGTATCACCATCTGAGGTACGAGGACTTGTCAAGCATGCGATTGATCGTCTTAGCTCAGTTCGACCTCTCTCCGTATTGACAGGTTGTTATGACGCATAG
- a CDS encoding STAS domain-containing protein: MTLRIERSARQRFTVFALSGRMEAEEVAELKRLFDCEYRNIILDLWDVRLADRDAVRFLLSCEADGMKLENCPEYVREWMDREQD; encoded by the coding sequence ATGACCTTGAGAATAGAGAGATCAGCGCGGCAGAGATTCACGGTATTTGCCCTAAGTGGACGTATGGAGGCGGAGGAGGTCGCGGAGCTGAAGAGACTTTTTGACTGCGAATACCGAAACATCATTCTGGATTTGTGGGACGTGAGACTGGCGGATCGCGACGCAGTGAGGTTTCTACTGAGTTGCGAGGCGGACGGCATGAAGCTTGAGAACTGTCCGGAGTACGTCCGCGAGTGGATGGACAGAGAACAAGACTGA
- a CDS encoding aldehyde dehydrogenase family protein produces MTLPTSESTVRKGITMRTISHFINGQSVTRPGAATSPVYDPSTGQVQARLEHGDAPILAEAVAVAKAAQPAWAAIAPQRRAQVIFKFKALIEEHLQELVHLMSSEHGKLLGDSIGEMQRGLEVVDFICGVPHLQKGEFTQGAGPGTNVYSIRDPLGVVAGIPPFNFPAMIPLWMLTPAIAVGNAQVSIADRTVRCGC; encoded by the coding sequence GTGACATTGCCAACTTCGGAGTCGACAGTAAGGAAGGGAATCACCATGCGCACGATCAGCCATTTCATCAACGGCCAAAGCGTCACCCGCCCTGGCGCCGCCACCAGCCCGGTCTACGATCCGAGTACCGGGCAGGTGCAGGCCCGTCTGGAGCATGGTGACGCACCAATCCTGGCTGAGGCTGTTGCGGTCGCCAAGGCCGCACAGCCCGCTTGGGCTGCGATCGCTCCCCAGCGCCGGGCCCAGGTGATATTCAAGTTCAAGGCATTGATCGAAGAGCACCTGCAGGAACTCGTTCACCTGATGTCTTCCGAACACGGCAAGTTGCTGGGCGACTCCATCGGAGAGATGCAGCGCGGCCTCGAAGTGGTGGACTTTATCTGCGGCGTCCCGCATTTGCAAAAGGGCGAGTTTACCCAGGGCGCCGGCCCGGGCACCAATGTCTATTCGATCCGCGACCCATTAGGGGTCGTCGCCGGAATTCCGCCTTTCAACTTCCCCGCCATGATCCCGCTCTGGATGCTGACCCCCGCCATCGCCGTCGGCAATGCTCAGGTATCGATCGCGGATAGGACGGTGAGGTGCGGATGCTAA
- a CDS encoding PAS domain S-box protein, protein MADSATERKKTRPGASFARRYGMAFASVAAALLLDLLFHHFNLPHPFAAFALSAIAITFWYGGTKPGIVAVLLSSLIRSFIFESETGTLSRVLYQLVFLTFALLMIWVRRRKEALEVAIVDRTAELTAANEDLRRRKEQLDGLFELSPDAVILTDEDFHVLRVNQEFTRIFGYIAEEVAGQWLPDLIVPEELRDESLKYRALLTSGKRVEMEVIRHRKGGVRFDVSVVAKKFSLGIDRIAVYLIYREITERKNAERQLRRSEGYLAEAQRLSHTGSFGWSIPTGELFWSEETFQIFQYEQTTKPTVELFLQRVCPEDAALVKQTIDRASQDGKDFEHEYRLLMPDGSLKYVHALVHASWDKSGGIEFVGAVSDVTRRKRAEEALLKSEERWRSVFENSAVGVALTDMDGRFLATNHVYQTMLGYTEEELRTLQFLDITHEDYRKANWALIAELVEGKRRQFQIEKKYKRKDGTSIWVRNNVSLVPGTERVPRFIMALSEDITQRKRAEEALRRSEAYLAEGQRLAKTGSWAVDPKTEKCIYWSEEMRQIFGLDPRRSNLPDREEFLRLVHPEDRDRFSEQVDEALRAKADLVQDYRIVLPDGTVKHIHGIGHLALDETGNIIECVGTDMDVTERKRAEQQLRRSEADLLEAQRISQTGSWKHDVLSGTVIVSPEVFRIFGVKPDEDTSTTEFWLGRNHPDDQKRVRELFERAEIEKTDYAADYRIILPDGAIKHLHAVGHPIVNESGEFVEFIGTVMDITERKKTESELRRSEGYLAEAQKLTHTGSWAVQVPQMENVYWSKEMYQIFGLHPDCKPPSYMEVARRLHPEDSPHHMHVIERAIRDRTDFETDYRLLLSNGADKYIHVVGHPVVSASGDVIEFVGTAMDITERKQAEDKIREKEVELRQILDAAPQHLSVLSGDGSHLYINQSSLDFLGLTLDEWQKRDIRELVHPDDAERVDRERKQALSSGSQLEFEARFLRYDGQYRWLFLHYKPLKDQLGCITRWVVPAIDIDDRKRSEERLHHENVALREEIDRASMFEEIVGSSAALQAVLSHIVKVAPTDSTVLITGETGTGKELIARAIHKHSQRSGQAFISVNCASIPSSLIASELFGHEKGAFTGAVQRRQGRFELAHSGTIFLDEVGELPADTQIALLRVLQERQFERVGGNRIIPTDVRVIAATNRDLTAAIAGGTFRSDLFYRLNVFPIEVPPLRKRKEDIPMLVEYFVKRYAEKTGKRIRKIDTNTLELCQSYSWPGNIRELQNIVERSVILSSGDTFWIEKTWLANLEPARQELPNPLPDALQSQEREIIETALAECKGKVAGPKGAAAKLGIPRSTLDSKIKQLKIKKHKFISDD, encoded by the coding sequence ATGGCTGATTCAGCTACAGAAAGAAAAAAGACGCGCCCAGGCGCGTCGTTCGCGCGCCGCTATGGAATGGCTTTCGCTTCGGTCGCCGCCGCTCTGTTGCTGGATCTTCTGTTTCACCACTTCAATCTACCTCATCCGTTTGCTGCATTTGCACTGTCCGCAATCGCAATCACGTTTTGGTATGGTGGCACGAAGCCCGGTATTGTGGCAGTCTTGCTTTCGTCGCTGATCCGCAGCTTCATCTTCGAGAGCGAAACCGGCACTCTCTCTCGCGTTCTTTATCAGCTGGTGTTCCTGACCTTTGCACTACTCATGATCTGGGTAAGACGGAGAAAGGAGGCTCTAGAGGTCGCGATCGTGGACCGAACGGCAGAGCTCACGGCAGCGAATGAAGACCTACGCAGGAGGAAAGAGCAGCTCGATGGATTGTTTGAGCTATCACCCGATGCGGTGATCCTGACCGACGAAGACTTTCACGTGTTGCGGGTCAACCAGGAGTTCACAAGAATCTTCGGGTACATCGCAGAAGAGGTTGCGGGACAGTGGCTTCCGGATTTAATAGTGCCCGAGGAATTGCGCGATGAGTCTCTCAAGTACAGGGCTTTGCTCACTTCGGGGAAGAGAGTTGAAATGGAGGTCATTCGACACCGTAAAGGTGGTGTTCGCTTTGACGTTTCCGTTGTGGCAAAGAAATTTTCCCTCGGTATCGACCGGATAGCTGTCTACCTCATTTATCGAGAGATTACCGAGCGCAAAAACGCTGAAAGACAACTCAGACGGAGTGAGGGTTACCTGGCAGAAGCTCAGAGACTCAGTCACACCGGTAGTTTCGGCTGGAGCATTCCGACCGGAGAACTCTTCTGGTCAGAGGAAACCTTTCAGATCTTCCAATATGAGCAAACGACGAAACCGACCGTGGAGCTTTTTCTCCAACGGGTTTGTCCGGAAGACGCTGCCCTCGTGAAACAGACCATCGATCGTGCGTCGCAGGATGGTAAGGATTTTGAGCATGAATATCGTTTGTTGATGCCGGACGGTTCTCTCAAATATGTCCACGCTTTGGTTCATGCCTCATGGGATAAATCAGGAGGCATTGAGTTTGTCGGGGCGGTGAGCGACGTTACCCGGAGAAAACGCGCGGAAGAAGCCCTGCTCAAAAGCGAGGAGCGTTGGAGATCCGTTTTTGAGAATTCTGCTGTAGGCGTTGCGCTGACTGACATGGATGGCCGCTTTCTGGCCACCAATCATGTCTACCAGACAATGCTGGGTTACACGGAGGAGGAACTGCGTACGCTTCAGTTTCTGGACATAACCCATGAGGATTACCGCAAAGCGAACTGGGCGCTCATCGCCGAGTTAGTGGAGGGAAAACGACGACAGTTTCAGATCGAGAAAAAGTACAAGCGCAAGGACGGTACTTCGATCTGGGTAAGGAACAACGTTTCGCTTGTGCCGGGCACCGAGCGGGTACCGCGATTCATAATGGCGCTGTCCGAGGACATCACACAGCGCAAACGTGCCGAAGAAGCTCTTCGGCGAAGCGAGGCGTATCTGGCGGAGGGGCAGAGACTAGCCAAAACGGGCAGTTGGGCGGTCGACCCCAAAACTGAGAAGTGCATTTACTGGTCCGAAGAGATGCGACAAATCTTTGGATTAGATCCTCGAAGAAGCAACCTCCCAGATCGGGAAGAGTTCCTTCGACTGGTACATCCGGAAGATCGCGACAGATTTAGCGAACAAGTCGACGAGGCATTACGCGCGAAAGCTGACCTTGTGCAAGATTACAGGATCGTGCTGCCTGATGGCACGGTAAAGCACATCCACGGGATCGGACACCTGGCTCTCGATGAAACCGGAAATATTATCGAGTGCGTTGGTACCGACATGGACGTGACAGAGCGCAAGCGCGCGGAACAACAGCTGCGACGCAGTGAAGCAGATTTGCTTGAGGCGCAGAGAATAAGCCAAACAGGGAGTTGGAAACACGATGTTCTATCGGGGACAGTCATAGTCTCGCCGGAAGTGTTTCGAATATTCGGCGTCAAGCCTGATGAGGATACGTCGACCACAGAATTTTGGCTTGGCAGAAATCATCCCGACGACCAGAAGCGCGTTCGGGAGCTCTTTGAAAGAGCCGAAATCGAGAAAACAGACTATGCAGCGGACTACCGCATCATTCTTCCCGATGGAGCGATCAAGCATCTCCATGCTGTAGGCCATCCCATCGTGAACGAGTCGGGTGAGTTCGTCGAGTTTATCGGGACCGTTATGGATATCACCGAGCGCAAGAAAACAGAAAGCGAACTCAGGCGGAGTGAAGGCTATCTGGCTGAAGCACAGAAGTTGACCCACACAGGCAGTTGGGCGGTGCAGGTCCCTCAGATGGAGAACGTCTATTGGTCAAAAGAGATGTACCAGATTTTCGGCCTCCACCCTGACTGCAAGCCACCGTCTTATATGGAGGTAGCTCGTCGGCTGCACCCGGAGGACTCGCCTCATCACATGCATGTGATCGAGCGGGCAATTCGGGACAGGACCGACTTTGAGACCGACTATCGGCTGCTTCTGTCAAATGGCGCGGACAAGTATATTCATGTGGTCGGACACCCTGTAGTGAGTGCTTCCGGTGATGTCATTGAATTTGTGGGGACCGCTATGGATATCACCGAGCGCAAGCAGGCCGAAGATAAAATCCGGGAAAAGGAAGTAGAGCTCCGTCAGATTCTGGACGCCGCGCCCCAACATTTGTCAGTACTAAGTGGCGACGGAAGCCATCTGTATATTAACCAATCCAGCCTCGACTTCCTCGGTCTTACGCTCGATGAGTGGCAGAAGCGCGATATTCGTGAGCTCGTTCATCCAGACGATGCGGAACGCGTGGATCGCGAAAGGAAGCAAGCACTTTCAAGCGGGTCTCAGCTTGAGTTCGAGGCACGGTTCCTTCGATATGACGGCCAGTATCGTTGGCTCTTCCTCCATTACAAGCCACTAAAAGATCAGCTGGGATGCATTACGCGTTGGGTTGTCCCGGCGATTGACATCGACGATCGCAAACGATCGGAAGAGAGACTGCACCACGAGAACGTTGCGCTGCGCGAAGAGATCGACAGAGCATCGATGTTCGAGGAAATTGTGGGCTCATCTGCGGCCCTGCAAGCCGTGCTCTCGCACATTGTGAAAGTGGCACCCACTGATTCCACTGTGCTGATCACGGGGGAAACCGGCACAGGAAAAGAACTGATTGCTCGCGCCATACACAAGCACTCGCAACGTTCGGGCCAGGCGTTCATCAGCGTAAACTGTGCGTCGATTCCTTCCTCCTTGATTGCGTCGGAGCTGTTTGGCCACGAGAAAGGCGCCTTCACCGGCGCGGTGCAGCGCCGCCAGGGCCGCTTTGAGCTGGCGCACTCAGGTACGATCTTTCTAGACGAGGTAGGCGAGCTTCCCGCAGACACCCAGATTGCGTTGCTCCGAGTCCTTCAGGAGCGGCAGTTCGAACGAGTTGGAGGTAACCGGATAATTCCCACCGACGTTCGCGTCATAGCCGCGACCAACCGTGATCTAACGGCAGCCATTGCCGGGGGAACGTTTCGATCTGACTTGTTTTATCGGCTCAACGTTTTCCCGATTGAGGTACCTCCTCTGCGCAAGCGCAAGGAGGATATTCCGATGCTGGTTGAGTACTTCGTTAAGCGATACGCTGAGAAAACCGGCAAGCGAATTCGCAAAATCGACACGAATACGCTTGAGCTGTGCCAATCATATTCCTGGCCGGGAAATATCCGTGAACTGCAAAACATCGTTGAGAGATCGGTGATCCTGAGCAGCGGCGATACCTTTTGGATCGAAAAGACTTGGCTCGCCAACCTGGAGCCAGCCCGGCAAGAATTGCCAAACCCTTTACCAGACGCTCTCCAGAGTCAGGAGAGAGAAATCATCGAAACCGCTTTGGCTGAATGCAAAGGGAAAGTTGCCGGCCCCAAAGGTGCGGCAGCTAAACTCGGAATTCCCCGATCGACTCTGGACTCGAAAATCAAGCAACTGAAGATCAAGAAACACAAGTTTATATCTGATGATTAG
- a CDS encoding sensor histidine kinase: MSAIGRMACSISHDMRHSLTAIYANAEFLERHDICASLRADLLLEIQQAVLAMTERIDSLLKFGSGRKSSLVHARVSLVVEKAVAAVKFHPDGQKVSITVGKLSPAEADIDARNLESAIYNLLLNACQAAARSTQVPEVKVHLTEVDERIYVTILDNGPGIPASVRRTLFDPFVTAGKPNGTGLGLTLARQIAEEHGGSVSLEESNRERTIFTLSLTKSRSLPLEDLKSGRAASKPTAMDLRTALKESN; the protein is encoded by the coding sequence ATGTCGGCAATCGGCAGGATGGCATGCTCGATATCCCACGATATGCGCCACTCGCTCACGGCGATCTATGCGAACGCCGAGTTCCTCGAGCGCCACGATATATGTGCGAGCTTGCGGGCTGATCTGTTGCTCGAAATTCAACAAGCAGTGCTCGCGATGACGGAGCGCATTGATTCGCTTCTGAAATTCGGCAGCGGACGGAAAAGCTCCCTTGTCCATGCCCGTGTGTCCTTGGTTGTTGAGAAAGCCGTTGCAGCAGTGAAGTTTCATCCAGACGGGCAGAAAGTGTCTATCACCGTCGGCAAGTTGTCGCCGGCGGAAGCAGATATCGATGCCAGGAATCTTGAAAGTGCCATCTATAACTTGCTTCTCAATGCCTGCCAAGCTGCGGCACGCTCAACTCAAGTGCCTGAGGTGAAGGTCCACCTTACGGAAGTCGATGAACGGATCTACGTCACAATCTTGGACAATGGCCCCGGCATACCTGCCTCTGTCCGGAGGACGTTGTTCGATCCATTCGTGACTGCAGGAAAACCCAACGGAACAGGCCTCGGGCTCACCCTGGCTCGTCAAATCGCAGAAGAGCATGGTGGTAGCGTCTCCCTCGAGGAATCGAATCGAGAGAGGACGATATTCACGCTGAGTTTGACAAAGAGCAGATCTCTACCTTTAGAAGACCTGAAAAGTGGTAGAGCGGCTTCGAAGCCTACGGCGATGGATCTGCGAACTGCTCTTAAAGAATCAAATTGA